A region of Burkholderiales bacterium JOSHI_001 DNA encodes the following proteins:
- a CDS encoding membrane-fusion protein (PFAM: Peptidase family M50), translated as MLIDTLDSPLWYRVAELRPRLRPHVRVQRREANGQVWYMLIDPSSGRFHRLDRSAWELVGRINGRDTVQTLWDTVHHRLGEAAPSQHEAITLLSQMAQADLIAADACPDLPALLGGQRRRQRAKRIAAANPLAFRLPLVNPTRLLDRIAPALRWLFTPAVFLLWLLLVGAGAVLALGWAAPLGQALQAQATSPQFILTMWLAYPVVKGLHEMAHALAVRSFGGSVREMGVTLLMLTPVPYVDASAAIAFPQRHRRIAVSAVGVMVELALASLALAVWTATDHPGLREVALAVVLLCGLSTLLFNANPLMRFDGYFMLCDALEQPNLGPRADTLLKALLQRALGQRGALDGAAHSTGEALLLGAYGLASLAYRVVVSVGLVMWLHQPYPLLALALAVLLAFSLLLRPLAQGLGWLLWDARLAGHRARALSMAAVLAAAAVAGLGVLPAPLVTVQQGVVWLPDKAVLRAPIDGTLEKLEQLDDAAVAEGEPIATLQSLELRNERETAQAKAVRLDVEYYQAMLEDPTRAQRVAAERDALQAQLLRLDERVATLQLKAGATGRLVLPRTAEREGHPLTQGTELGYVLNNEPLLVKLALTEAQAALVRRAPPQVSVRLAGRVEEVLPAVLEREQPGATRHLPSAVLGSPAGGPIATDPGDREGRTALQPVTLLDIRVPGVPGGQAIGQRAWVRLEHPGEPLVLQWARQVRQLFLRSLGARP; from the coding sequence ATGCTGATCGACACCCTGGACAGCCCGCTGTGGTACCGCGTGGCCGAGCTGCGCCCGCGGCTGCGCCCGCATGTGCGGGTGCAGCGGCGCGAAGCCAACGGCCAGGTCTGGTACATGCTGATCGACCCCAGCAGCGGGCGTTTCCACCGCCTGGACCGCAGCGCCTGGGAACTGGTGGGCCGCATCAATGGCCGCGACACGGTGCAGACCCTGTGGGACACGGTGCACCACCGCCTGGGTGAGGCCGCGCCGTCTCAGCACGAGGCCATCACCCTGCTGTCGCAGATGGCCCAGGCCGACCTGATCGCCGCCGACGCCTGCCCCGACCTGCCGGCCCTGCTGGGTGGCCAGCGCCGGCGCCAGCGTGCCAAGCGCATCGCGGCGGCCAACCCGCTGGCCTTCCGGCTGCCGCTGGTGAACCCCACGCGGCTGCTGGACCGCATCGCCCCCGCGCTGCGCTGGCTGTTTACCCCCGCGGTGTTCCTGCTGTGGCTGCTGCTGGTGGGCGCCGGCGCGGTGCTGGCGCTGGGCTGGGCCGCACCGCTGGGCCAGGCGTTGCAGGCCCAGGCCACATCACCGCAGTTCATCCTGACCATGTGGCTGGCCTACCCGGTGGTGAAGGGCCTGCATGAAATGGCCCACGCGCTGGCGGTGCGCAGCTTCGGCGGCAGCGTGCGCGAGATGGGCGTCACCCTGCTGATGCTGACGCCCGTGCCCTATGTGGACGCATCGGCGGCCATCGCCTTCCCGCAGCGCCACCGGCGCATTGCGGTGTCGGCCGTGGGCGTGATGGTGGAGCTGGCCCTGGCCAGCCTGGCGCTGGCGGTGTGGACTGCCACCGACCACCCCGGCCTGCGCGAGGTGGCGCTGGCCGTGGTGCTGCTGTGCGGGCTGTCCACGCTGCTGTTCAACGCCAACCCGCTGATGCGCTTCGACGGCTACTTCATGCTCTGCGACGCGCTGGAGCAGCCCAACCTGGGCCCGCGCGCCGACACCTTGCTGAAGGCGCTGCTGCAGCGCGCACTCGGCCAGCGCGGTGCGCTGGATGGCGCGGCCCATTCCACCGGCGAAGCCCTGCTGCTGGGCGCCTATGGCCTGGCCTCGCTGGCCTACCGCGTGGTGGTGAGCGTGGGCCTGGTGATGTGGCTGCACCAGCCTTACCCCCTGCTGGCCCTGGCGCTGGCGGTGCTGCTGGCCTTCAGCCTGCTGTTGCGCCCGCTGGCCCAGGGCCTGGGCTGGCTGCTGTGGGACGCCCGCCTGGCCGGCCACCGCGCGCGCGCTCTGTCCATGGCCGCCGTGCTGGCCGCGGCGGCCGTGGCCGGCCTGGGGGTGCTGCCGGCGCCCCTGGTCACGGTGCAGCAGGGCGTGGTGTGGCTGCCGGACAAGGCGGTGCTGCGTGCCCCCATCGATGGCACGTTGGAAAAGCTGGAACAGCTGGACGACGCCGCGGTGGCCGAAGGCGAGCCCATCGCCACGCTGCAAAGCCTGGAACTGCGCAACGAGCGCGAAACCGCCCAGGCCAAGGCGGTGCGCCTGGACGTGGAGTACTACCAGGCCATGCTGGAAGACCCGACGCGTGCCCAGCGTGTGGCGGCCGAACGCGACGCGCTGCAGGCGCAATTGCTGCGGCTGGACGAGCGCGTGGCCACGCTGCAGTTGAAAGCCGGCGCCACCGGCCGCCTGGTGCTGCCGCGCACCGCCGAACGCGAAGGACACCCGCTGACCCAGGGCACCGAGCTGGGCTATGTGCTGAACAACGAGCCCCTGCTGGTGAAGCTGGCGCTCACCGAAGCCCAGGCCGCCCTGGTGCGGCGCGCACCGCCCCAGGTCAGCGTGCGCCTGGCCGGCCGCGTGGAAGAAGTGCTGCCCGCGGTGCTGGAACGTGAACAGCCCGGCGCCACCCGCCACCTGCCCAGCGCCGTGCTGGGCAGCCCGGCGGGCGGACCCATCGCCACCGACCCCGGCGACCGCGAAGGCCGCACCGCGCTGCAACCGGTCACGCTGCTGGACATCCGCGTGCCGGGCGTGCCCGGCGGCCAGGCCATCGGCCAGCGCGCCTGGGTGCGGCTGGAACACCCGGGCGAGCCGCTGGTGCTGCAGTGGGCGCGCCAGGTGCGCCAGCTGTTCCTGCGCAGCCTGGGTGCACGCCCATGA
- a CDS encoding RND family efflux transporter, MFP subunit (PFAM: HlyD family secretion protein~TIGRFAM: RND family efflux transporter, MFP subunit) — translation MPASRRLLSLALLLAGAAHAAPPAAAPAPLPESLGCLIAPSRSANIGSPVLGVLTSVKVERGDLVKKGQVLATLRADIERAQVDLAATRAQADAELQAAVRAHELAQKKRERTEDLYRKEFISAQALDQAVAEAQVAQARLGQVREQNKSAGKELGVANAQLGLRTIRSPIDGLVTDRFLAEGERVEERAILRVATIDPLYVEVVLPAALFGRVSVGQVATVKPDLAGMAALQGNVVLADRFIDAASNTFRARVELPNPGGRIPAGLRCKAQFAAGPLSPSAPSADIASAPAPAVVAPRSAAAPVDPLPHRGLKLANELALPDASTANRR, via the coding sequence ATGCCCGCGTCGCGCCGCCTGCTGAGCCTGGCCCTGCTGCTGGCCGGCGCCGCCCATGCCGCGCCGCCGGCCGCCGCGCCGGCGCCCCTGCCCGAATCCCTGGGCTGCCTGATCGCCCCCTCCCGCAGCGCCAACATCGGCAGCCCGGTGCTGGGCGTGCTGACCAGCGTGAAGGTGGAACGCGGCGACCTGGTGAAGAAGGGCCAGGTGCTGGCCACGCTGCGCGCCGACATCGAACGCGCCCAGGTCGACCTGGCCGCCACCCGCGCCCAGGCCGACGCCGAACTGCAGGCCGCGGTGCGCGCCCATGAACTGGCGCAGAAGAAGCGCGAACGCACCGAAGACCTGTACCGCAAGGAATTCATCTCCGCCCAGGCCTTGGACCAGGCCGTGGCCGAAGCCCAGGTGGCCCAGGCCCGGCTGGGCCAGGTGCGTGAACAGAACAAGAGCGCCGGCAAGGAACTCGGCGTGGCCAACGCGCAGCTGGGCCTGCGCACCATCCGCAGCCCCATCGACGGCCTGGTGACCGACCGCTTCCTGGCCGAAGGCGAACGGGTGGAAGAACGCGCCATCCTGCGTGTGGCCACGATCGACCCGCTGTACGTGGAAGTGGTGCTGCCGGCCGCCCTGTTCGGCCGCGTGTCGGTGGGCCAGGTGGCCACGGTCAAGCCCGACCTGGCCGGCATGGCCGCGCTGCAGGGCAACGTGGTGCTGGCCGACCGCTTCATCGACGCCGCCAGCAACACCTTCCGCGCCCGGGTGGAACTGCCCAACCCGGGCGGCCGCATCCCGGCCGGGCTGCGCTGCAAGGCCCAGTTCGCGGCGGGCCCGCTGTCGCCGTCGGCCCCCTCGGCCGACATCGCCAGCGCCCCGGCGCCGGCGGTGGTGGCCCCGCGCAGCGCCGCCGCCCCCGTGGACCCCCTGCCGCACCGCGGCCTGAAGCTGGCCAACGAGCTGGCCCTGCCCGACGCGTCCACCGCCAACCGGCGCTGA
- a CDS encoding putative proteasome-type protease: MTYCIGIRLNAGLVFLSDSRTNAGMDQISTYRKMMIYEKPGDRFIVLLSAGNLSISQSVREILQVEKLDRGPHETPLTLWNAESMFDVARVLGSAVRRVYEQDGPSLKAAGIDFNASMILGGQIQGEAMRLFLVYSAGNFIEATRETCYFQVGESKYGKPVLDRLINPSTGLDTAAKCALVSMDSTLKSNLSVGLPLDLMVYREGTFQSDQHVCIDESNPYFQMVHSTWGQRLREVFESMDDPQWDVGDGGSTTHPLRVASARYEPMRKISHPGEKIV, from the coding sequence ATGACCTATTGCATCGGCATCCGCCTGAACGCCGGCCTGGTGTTCCTGTCCGACTCGCGCACCAACGCGGGCATGGACCAGATCAGCACCTACCGCAAGATGATGATTTACGAGAAGCCGGGCGACCGCTTCATCGTGCTGCTGTCGGCAGGCAACCTGTCCATCAGCCAGTCGGTGCGCGAAATCCTGCAGGTGGAAAAGCTGGACCGCGGGCCGCACGAAACACCACTCACACTCTGGAACGCCGAGAGCATGTTCGACGTGGCCCGCGTGCTGGGCAGCGCGGTGCGGCGCGTGTACGAGCAGGACGGCCCCTCGCTGAAGGCCGCGGGCATCGACTTCAACGCCAGCATGATCCTGGGTGGCCAGATCCAGGGCGAGGCCATGCGCCTGTTCCTGGTGTACTCGGCCGGCAACTTCATCGAGGCCACACGCGAGACCTGCTACTTCCAGGTGGGTGAATCCAAGTACGGCAAGCCGGTGCTGGACCGCCTGATCAACCCGTCCACCGGCCTAGACACCGCCGCCAAATGCGCCCTGGTGTCGATGGATTCCACGCTGAAATCCAACCTGTCGGTGGGCCTGCCGCTGGACCTGATGGTCTACCGCGAAGGCACGTTCCAGAGCGACCAGCACGTGTGCATCGACGAGTCCAACCCCTACTTCCAGATGGTGCACAGCACCTGGGGCCAGCGCCTGCGCGAGGTGTTCGAAAGCATGGACGACCCGCAGTGGGACGTGGGCGACGGCGGCTCCACCACCCACCCGCTGCGGGTGGCCTCGGCGCGCTACGAACCGATGCGCAAGATCAGCCACCCGGGCGAAAAAATAGTCTGA
- a CDS encoding putative hydrolase or acyltransferase of alpha/beta superfamily (PFAM: alpha/beta hydrolase fold), with the protein MPRQAPAAGQRGTIVFSHGNSFPGGTYAALFPAWEAAGYTVKAVDRFGHDPAHPVTSNWPQLREQLAEFIRREAGGSPVWLVGHSLGGVLSLMVASRHPELVRGLVMLDSPVVTGWRAHSLQVAKATGLVKRVSPGRVSQKRRHHWPSAQAAHDHFAGKSAFARWAPGVLADYIRSGMVPAGDGGVALAFDRDIETRIYNTLPHHLGSLLKKHPPRCAVGFVAGTQSVEIRQVGLATTKALVRERLRWLEGTHLFPMEKPAQTAAMVLELLASMPG; encoded by the coding sequence ATGCCCCGCCAAGCACCGGCCGCGGGCCAGCGCGGCACCATCGTCTTTTCCCACGGCAACAGCTTCCCCGGCGGCACCTATGCGGCGCTGTTCCCGGCCTGGGAAGCGGCCGGCTACACCGTCAAGGCGGTGGACCGTTTTGGCCACGACCCGGCCCACCCCGTCACCAGCAATTGGCCGCAATTGCGCGAACAACTGGCCGAGTTCATCCGCCGCGAAGCCGGCGGCAGCCCGGTCTGGCTGGTGGGGCATTCGCTGGGCGGCGTGCTCAGCCTGATGGTGGCCAGCCGCCACCCGGAACTGGTGCGCGGCCTGGTGATGCTGGATTCACCCGTGGTGACCGGCTGGCGCGCGCACAGCCTGCAGGTGGCCAAGGCCACGGGCCTGGTGAAGCGCGTGTCGCCCGGGCGGGTGTCGCAAAAGCGCCGCCACCACTGGCCCAGTGCACAGGCGGCGCACGATCACTTCGCGGGGAAAAGCGCCTTCGCCCGCTGGGCCCCGGGCGTGCTGGCCGACTACATCCGTTCCGGCATGGTGCCGGCAGGCGACGGCGGCGTGGCGCTGGCCTTCGACCGCGACATTGAAACCCGCATCTACAACACCCTGCCGCACCACCTGGGCAGCCTGCTGAAAAAACACCCGCCGCGCTGCGCTGTGGGCTTCGTGGCCGGCACCCAGTCGGTGGAAATCCGCCAGGTGGGCCTGGCCACCACCAAGGCCCTGGTGCGCGAGCGCCTGCGCTGGCTGGAAGGCACGCACCTGTTCCCGATGGAAAAGCCCGCGCAAACCGCCGCCATGGTGCTGGAACTGCTGGCGTCGATGCCGGGCTGA
- a CDS encoding preprotein translocase subunit SecA (ATPase, RNA helicase) (PFAM: SecA DEAD-like domain; SecA preprotein cross-linking domain), which translates to MNGFSLPRPGLAFGPYPQRQEPAPALWLAWADRLGQQLTQPASVWPGQRRREEARFVAAVQAAQPVFQAEADLAEPAATLRAELLRHGLTPPLLQRSLALAATAVQRATGLAPHAPQLLAARAMLAQQLVEMDTGEGKSLALLMAAATAALAGVPVHVVTANDYLAQRDAEQCARVLAPLGLCAAAVTTPLDAAGRRAAYAADVAYCTARELGFDYLRDQLQQGQPGTPPVLRGLNLALIDEADSVLIDQAGTPLVIAVQAPSGLDEGLLRAMWQFSASLAESSDYRLGGGSQPVALTDSALVRLRAWAHTHDERAAHDLRPAAELLRHALWVRHGLRRDHDYLVQAPDGDDAIVLLDASTGRTLPGTRWSRGIQQLVALKEGCTLPPATRTVEQITVQGLFERYWRLGGASGTLRESRFELFAFYRLGVTRVQPRLPSRRLDLGVRLLPDEAARTQAVIERARDCAARGQPLLVGTLSVAACDALAQALRDAGLQPAVLHAREDGAEAELVSRAGAPGALTVATHMAGRGTDIAVHPAAQDAGGLRVLACALNPSRRVLRQLLGRTARQGAPGAVETLLAVNCDTLQGLLPHAACRLLVTIAAKSMTRHGAGAHMLARCLQHVTQELLTWRDFRRRWQLVVQTRRSRELLARARGAV; encoded by the coding sequence ATGAACGGGTTCAGCCTGCCACGGCCCGGCCTGGCCTTCGGGCCTTACCCGCAGCGCCAGGAACCCGCCCCGGCGCTGTGGCTGGCCTGGGCCGACCGCCTGGGCCAGCAACTCACGCAGCCGGCCAGCGTCTGGCCCGGCCAGCGCCGGCGTGAAGAAGCCCGCTTCGTCGCCGCGGTGCAGGCCGCCCAGCCCGTCTTCCAGGCCGAAGCCGACCTGGCCGAGCCGGCCGCCACGCTGCGCGCCGAACTGCTGCGCCACGGCCTGACGCCGCCGCTGCTGCAGCGCAGCCTGGCCCTGGCCGCCACCGCGGTGCAGCGCGCCACCGGGCTGGCGCCGCACGCGCCACAGCTGCTGGCCGCGCGTGCCATGCTGGCGCAACAACTGGTGGAGATGGACACCGGCGAAGGCAAGTCCCTGGCCCTGCTGATGGCCGCCGCCACCGCCGCCCTGGCCGGGGTGCCGGTGCACGTGGTCACCGCCAACGACTACCTGGCCCAGCGCGACGCCGAACAATGTGCCCGCGTGCTGGCCCCGCTGGGCCTGTGCGCCGCGGCCGTCACCACCCCACTGGACGCGGCCGGGCGCCGCGCCGCCTACGCCGCCGACGTGGCCTATTGCACTGCGCGTGAACTGGGCTTCGACTACCTGCGCGACCAGCTCCAGCAGGGCCAGCCCGGCACCCCGCCGGTGCTGCGCGGGCTGAACCTGGCCCTGATCGACGAAGCCGACAGCGTGCTGATCGACCAGGCCGGCACGCCGCTGGTCATTGCCGTGCAGGCCCCTTCCGGGCTGGACGAAGGCCTGCTGCGCGCCATGTGGCAGTTTTCCGCCAGCCTGGCCGAATCCAGCGACTACCGGCTGGGCGGTGGCAGCCAGCCCGTGGCCCTGACCGACAGCGCCCTGGTGCGCCTGCGCGCCTGGGCCCACACCCATGACGAGCGCGCCGCGCACGACCTGCGCCCCGCGGCCGAACTGCTGCGTCACGCGCTGTGGGTGCGCCACGGCCTGCGGCGCGACCACGACTACCTGGTGCAGGCACCGGACGGCGACGACGCCATCGTGCTGCTGGACGCCAGCACCGGCCGCACCCTGCCCGGCACGCGCTGGAGCCGCGGCATCCAGCAGCTGGTGGCGCTGAAGGAAGGCTGCACGCTGCCGCCGGCCACCCGCACCGTGGAGCAGATCACGGTCCAGGGCCTGTTCGAGCGCTACTGGCGCCTGGGCGGGGCCAGCGGCACGCTGCGCGAAAGCCGCTTCGAGCTGTTCGCCTTCTACCGCCTGGGTGTCACCCGGGTGCAACCGCGCCTGCCCAGCCGCCGGCTGGACCTCGGGGTGCGCCTGTTGCCTGACGAAGCCGCCCGCACCCAGGCCGTGATCGAACGCGCGCGCGACTGCGCGGCACGGGGCCAGCCGCTGCTGGTGGGCACGCTCAGCGTGGCCGCCTGTGACGCCCTGGCCCAGGCCCTGCGAGACGCCGGCTTGCAACCGGCGGTGCTGCACGCTCGGGAAGACGGCGCCGAGGCCGAACTCGTCAGCCGTGCTGGCGCCCCTGGGGCCCTGACCGTGGCCACCCACATGGCCGGCCGAGGCACCGACATCGCGGTTCACCCTGCGGCCCAGGACGCCGGCGGGCTGCGGGTGTTGGCCTGTGCGCTGAACCCTTCGCGCCGGGTGCTGCGCCAGCTGCTGGGCCGCACCGCCCGCCAGGGCGCGCCGGGGGCTGTCGAAACCCTGCTGGCGGTGAATTGCGACACACTGCAAGGCCTGTTGCCACACGCTGCCTGCCGTCTGTTGGTGACAATCGCCGCCAAGAGCATGACCAGGCACGGGGCAGGCGCGCATATGCTTGCGCGCTGCCTCCAGCATGTGACACAGGAGCTTCTCACTTGGCGCGATTTCCGTCGCCGTTGGCAGTTGGTGGTGCAGACGCGGCGCAGCCGCGAGCTGCTGGCGCGCGCGCGAGGCGCGGTCTAG
- a CDS encoding membrane-fusion protein (PFAM: GAF domain), translated as MKQEFEAWLSRHCTLVDSVSLGALLLARPDGLHVLATWPAGQMVPPALVNVAAAAVARQAPLLQAEGRGPAGRQLLAHPLVVAGQTIGVAVLALASPDLPDDAQQQALADSVAAFCAQLRATTAASATQDTPANPGQAAGNDGATQVLRLAHAAFDAGSYHAGAVALLTQLAAQLRCDRASLGFRERGATRVEFDSDGAPVRADRGSSPDIAAAMDEAIDDAQSVRFPPPEGSAPRILAAHARLARTQGLAALATVPLVQGGQALGALVLERSLGEAFTATDLALLEDLSRTVTPWLQSQRQAALPWHRRLLGQASQARSALGQRGHGRYKLAALVVGLALGALAVVPVSHELSAPARLEGRSQRVLAAPGDGFLRQVLVRPGDTVKAGQLLLEFAGEELQIERTRLAAEVAGEEANVGDAMARQDRAKLAVSSAKLAELQAELALADQKLARARVTAPFDGVVISGDLSQTLGAPVKRGDTLLTLAPADGYRALVEVDDADIDLVRQGQSGSLVLAAQPNKVLPATVTRITPLASLSEGRNVFEVEVRLAEAADAELRPGMRGVARLKVGDRPLAVLWTRDAFAWLRLASWRWIG; from the coding sequence ATGAAGCAAGAGTTCGAAGCCTGGCTGAGCCGCCACTGCACCCTGGTGGACAGCGTGAGCCTGGGCGCCTTGCTGCTGGCCCGGCCCGACGGGCTGCATGTGCTGGCCACCTGGCCCGCCGGGCAGATGGTGCCGCCGGCCCTGGTGAACGTGGCCGCCGCCGCGGTGGCGCGCCAGGCGCCGCTGCTGCAGGCCGAAGGGCGCGGCCCGGCCGGGCGCCAGTTGCTGGCGCACCCCCTGGTGGTGGCCGGCCAGACCATCGGCGTGGCCGTGCTGGCCCTGGCCAGCCCCGACCTGCCGGACGACGCCCAGCAGCAGGCCCTGGCCGACAGCGTGGCCGCTTTCTGCGCCCAATTGCGCGCCACCACCGCCGCCAGCGCCACCCAGGACACGCCGGCCAACCCGGGCCAGGCCGCCGGCAACGACGGGGCCACCCAGGTGCTGCGGCTGGCCCATGCGGCCTTTGACGCCGGCAGCTACCACGCCGGTGCGGTGGCCTTGCTGACGCAACTGGCAGCACAACTGCGCTGCGACCGCGCCAGCCTGGGATTCCGTGAACGCGGCGCCACGCGGGTGGAGTTTGACTCCGATGGCGCCCCGGTGCGCGCCGACCGCGGCAGCAGCCCCGACATCGCCGCCGCCATGGACGAAGCCATCGACGACGCCCAAAGCGTGCGCTTCCCGCCCCCCGAAGGCAGCGCGCCCCGCATCCTGGCCGCGCACGCACGCCTGGCCCGCACCCAGGGCCTGGCCGCGCTGGCCACGGTGCCGCTGGTGCAGGGCGGCCAGGCCCTGGGCGCGCTGGTGCTGGAACGCTCGCTCGGCGAAGCCTTCACGGCCACCGACCTGGCCCTGCTGGAAGACCTGTCGCGCACCGTCACGCCCTGGCTGCAGTCGCAACGCCAGGCCGCCCTGCCCTGGCACCGGCGCCTGCTGGGCCAGGCCAGCCAGGCCCGCAGCGCCCTGGGCCAACGCGGCCATGGCCGCTACAAGCTGGCCGCGCTGGTGGTGGGCCTGGCCCTGGGCGCGCTGGCGGTGGTGCCGGTGTCGCACGAACTCAGCGCCCCGGCCCGGCTGGAAGGTCGCTCGCAGCGCGTGCTGGCCGCACCGGGCGACGGCTTCCTGCGCCAGGTGCTGGTGCGCCCCGGCGACACGGTGAAAGCCGGCCAGCTGCTGCTGGAATTTGCCGGCGAAGAACTGCAGATCGAACGCACCCGACTGGCCGCCGAGGTGGCCGGTGAAGAAGCCAACGTGGGCGACGCCATGGCGCGGCAGGACCGCGCCAAGCTGGCCGTGTCCAGCGCCAAGCTGGCCGAGTTGCAGGCCGAGCTGGCCCTGGCCGATCAAAAGCTGGCGCGCGCCCGCGTCACCGCGCCCTTCGACGGCGTGGTGATTTCGGGCGACCTGAGCCAGACGCTCGGCGCGCCGGTCAAGCGAGGCGACACCCTGCTGACGCTGGCACCGGCCGACGGCTACCGCGCCCTGGTGGAGGTGGACGACGCCGACATCGACCTGGTGCGCCAGGGCCAGTCGGGTTCGCTGGTGCTGGCCGCGCAGCCCAACAAGGTGCTGCCCGCCACGGTCACCCGCATCACCCCGCTGGCCAGCTTGAGCGAAGGCCGCAATGTGTTTGAAGTGGAAGTGCGCCTGGCCGAGGCCGCCGATGCGGAACTGCGCCCCGGCATGCGCGGCGTGGCCCGGCTGAAGGTGGGCGACCGCCCGCTGGCGGTGCTGTGGACGCGGGATGCCTTCGCCTGGCTCCGATTGGCCAGCTGGCGCTGGATAGGCTAG